One Choristoneura fumiferana chromosome 25, NRCan_CFum_1, whole genome shotgun sequence genomic region harbors:
- the LOC141442380 gene encoding large ribosomal subunit protein bL35m-like — MLRTAITAVRCIRPLALKQCKAARTIVKEVRSFTTLHQQVKSYSSSTLMPNMSLVNNPQILNMSKNITVPVRTVTKFSLKKGKRKTVKAVIRRFFRLHWGIWIRPMVGRSKKLWKKSPPQKRRLRQHVFTNATQTTLLDKMVTKCWKKPKYYVNDPYSPYHTREEFHVTRKHPEAKN, encoded by the exons ATGCTTCGCACTGCTATTACTG CTGTCCGTTGTATACGGCCCCTTGCATTAAAGCAATGCAAAGCTGCCAGGACGATTGTAAAAGAAGTCCGAAGTTTTACTACTCTACACCAGCAAGTCAAAAGCTATAGCTCTTCTACATTAATGCCAAATATGTCTTTGGTAAACAACCCACAAATACTGaatatgtctaaaaatataactgTTCCTGTTAGAACAGTAACAAAGTTCAGTCTTAAAAAAGGTAAAAGGAAGACAGTCAAAGCCGTTATAAGAAGATTTTTCAGATTGCACTGGGGCATCTGGATCAGGCCTATGGTTGGAAGGTCCAAGAAGCTGTGGAAGAAATCTCCGCCACAGAAGAGGCGTTTGCGGCAGCATGTCTTTACTAATGCGACCCAAACAACATTACTTGATAAAATGGTGACCAAATGCTGGAAGAAAcctaaatattatgtaaatgaccCATACTCACCATACCACACAAGGGAAGAATTCCATGTAACTAGAAAACATCCAGAAGCAAAAAATTGA